The following coding sequences are from one Dehalococcoidia bacterium window:
- a CDS encoding SDR family NAD(P)-dependent oxidoreductase yields the protein MAGRLEGKVALVTGGGSGIGRACCLRFAREGAAVCAADMNLEGAAETVRQVEAAGGKATALQVDTTDQAANERMVQQCVSAFGAVDVLVAAAGIGSGRPATEEQPQQPFTVLTMPVDWFKRVIDVNFWGVYYSDKAAAAWMLANKRPGSIINLGSIMSRMPGQGGAYSISKAGVWMLTKVLAMELATSGIRVNAIGPGFIETPMTERLRTDEEAQRRVLGMTWMGRFGQPEEIANTALFLASDEASFFTGELLHPSGGVFVG from the coding sequence ATGGCCGGACGGCTTGAGGGCAAGGTTGCGTTGGTGACGGGCGGCGGCAGCGGCATTGGCCGCGCCTGCTGCCTGCGCTTCGCCAGAGAAGGCGCCGCGGTCTGCGCCGCCGACATGAACCTCGAAGGCGCCGCCGAAACGGTGCGCCAGGTCGAGGCGGCCGGCGGCAAAGCGACGGCGCTGCAGGTGGACACCACCGACCAGGCGGCGAACGAGCGCATGGTGCAGCAGTGCGTCTCGGCCTTCGGCGCCGTCGATGTGCTGGTGGCCGCGGCGGGCATCGGCTCCGGCAGGCCGGCGACGGAGGAGCAGCCCCAGCAGCCGTTCACGGTGCTGACGATGCCGGTGGACTGGTTCAAGCGCGTGATCGACGTCAACTTCTGGGGCGTCTACTACTCGGACAAGGCCGCCGCCGCCTGGATGCTGGCTAACAAGCGGCCGGGCAGCATCATCAACCTCGGCTCGATCATGTCGCGCATGCCGGGGCAGGGCGGCGCCTACAGCATCAGTAAGGCGGGCGTCTGGATGCTGACCAAAGTGCTGGCGATGGAGCTGGCGACGAGCGGCATCCGCGTCAACGCCATCGGCCCCGGCTTTATCGAGACGCCGATGACGGAGCGCCTGCGCACCGATGAGGAGGCTCAGCGCCGCGTGCTGGGTATGACCTGGATGGGCCGCTTCGGCCAGCCGGAGGAGATCGCCAACACGGCGCTTTTCCTCGCCTCGGACGAGGCCTCGTTCTTCACCGGCGAGCTGCTGCACCCCAGCGGCGGCGTGTTCGTGGGCTGA